A region of the Scylla paramamosain isolate STU-SP2022 chromosome 24, ASM3559412v1, whole genome shotgun sequence genome:
CACCAATGCAGCGTCACAACACTTACTGATAAACACTGTCTATCCCAACACTTCATTCAAGACATTTATTGATGTAAAGTGAGCCTGAATCTGCTTTGACTGTCTTATTATGGGATCgacaccttcagtgggccttttttatatAGCCTTGTTGCTTTTGGTCTTACTTGTAACATAAACGGGAACGAagacgagaacaacaacaacaaactaactTGAGTCAGGGTCCACGTCcacgtaagaaaataaataagataatggCAAAAGATAAACAATATTAACATGGCAGCTGTACGAGGAAGCGGGACAGAGACGAAGAAGGGTAGCACGCCTCGGTGACAGCAGGAGGGagcggcagcagcaggaacaataAAAGGCATGAGATAACAGACCTATATTGAGAAACGCAacgctctctcatcacgactattttccaagaccacagagatgattagccgggttcttgAGAGTGTTTATTCAGTTAATTATATAAaactcttgttaatctgccactagaacggtaaaacatccttgaaaacacgtatcacttcaactactaagagctttttgaaagtagtggaggtgcggtgcagaagtggTTCAGAATATGTTTCAAGGTTCATTTTCCTAAACATTTCGTCGTTCTCTCACTTAGCAGGTTCTGGCTGAAGTTATGCTGTgcaaaggatgttttcatgattctggtagtagttttaattttttttttcatatcattaTTGGGAAAACACGCATAAGACCAGGACTAAGTTATCTGGGCTTTCAAAATGGTCTGTGGAGAAAACAAATCGTGttttaacaaaaaaattacatcaTTATACTattaatagcaaaaaaaaaaaaaaaatcataagaacAGGATCAATCAATTAAGTGTGTTTCGATAATGGTCTATGCAGAGAACAAAGCATTAAGAACCACAGGCATAATTATAATAAGGTTTATAtatcattaacataaaaaaaaaaaaaaacattcataagaacaAGATTAATCAGTTGCGTGGGCTGTAAAAATTATCTATATAGAGAACAAAGCGTTGGAACCACTGGACTCCACCCTATTAGCGCAAACGGAGGCACAAAACTCATGATACAAAACATCATCTGAACTTCGCTAATTGATGATGCGTTTATTTTGCCCCGTTTAGTCTCCCCGATTCTTATCACGTGTAAAACTCTCTGGATGGTTCGCTTTGGGCTTTCACCTGTCTCTACACTATTTCAAGGCGCACCACGGCAAGAGGGAACTTATTTGCATGAGAGGCGATTATCACAGGCACACTTCAACGTTCTTTCCTCGTAATTTAATGTGTTGTCCTGCTTTGTTTCCTCTATATATGTAGATGTGCCTGGGACGAGTGGAGAAGTAGGCGTGTTAATTCTTTCAAATCCAAACAGCATTTTCCGTAACTTACAACTTTTTTTATACACTTATTTAGGGACAAGCATCTCTCTATCTATGGACAaacttctgaaacatttctgcgccgcatctccactactttcgaaagactagttgaagttacactggcTTTTAGAAGTGTTtatatggttccagtgacagactaacaagattcgtatattattaacaggagaaacgctcttgagaaaccggttaatcatctctatggccttagAAAACGGTCGTTGTGAGAGAGCAAATCGTTTCAGAATACCggtttacagtattttttttttttaacacaggcAGGCAATCCCAGACGGGGTGACCCAcacaaaacatcacacacatGCGCACATCATTCACTCTCAATCCCATCGGCCCCTGGTGAAAAAGGTGAAATACTAGTGGTGCAGAGAAAAGCTATATTTAGTTaactttccattctctcttctgGTGTGTCGATTCGAATACTGTACATCTGTAGTGCTCTGGTTGATTAAGGAGGGTCAGAGAAGTGAGAGTCATGGGGCGTCCAGTCAACCTTCACGTGTGTTGCCATAGATCACCCATCCCATACCAGGAGTTACGTGCCTCGCAACTACCTCACGGCACATCAGGATGACCATGAATGTATTACTCCCCCATCACAACAttgccagcctctctctctctctctctctctctctctctctctctctctctctctctctctctctctctctcttcttatccaaCTTCTGCAGATCTATTAAAAAAACATTGATTGGTTTGAAACAGAATTGCatgtagcgtgtgtgtgtgtgtgtgtgtgtgtgtgtgtgtgtgtgtgtgtgtgtagaaaggaTAGGGAGAATAGGGACGGTAATTTTAATGTTCCCGGCGTCTTATCTCGGTTGCTGTTAACACTCTTTAGTGGGAGATGCTTGGCCTGTATTCTCCAATGTTTTATTCTCCCACCAGGACTATTTTGAAAGGTTAATGGCATGATTACTCAGGTTCTCGTGGCTGTTTCCCATAAATGAtgaaacaaccttgaaaactctGGTAACTTCCGCTCGAGCTTGTTACATTCAAGAGATGAGACGAGgagaatgtttcagaatatggttaaTGGAATTCTTAGTGTTGTCATGATTCTAGCCAAACAAGACATGCTCACAGTTGCTAGTTCCCACCTTGTACTGCGCCAGTGAACCCTCGGACCGTGTGAGGTATGTTAGGAGACTACACTTAATTTGTGCCAAGAAAGAGAGACTGTATACTGTTTATCATCCTTGCTCTGTACTGACAATACCTGCACCAGCTTCCAGGTATTTGTCACGCATGGTTACACCTAAACTTCACTCGTTAGGACAACCAATATTACGCCTCAAGCTCCCGTGTTTCGCTTAGTTTTCTTCACGCGTATTTCTCGCTGTTTTTTAGTCCAATTCCAATACTTCTATATtcctgttttcataattcttatTGGCCCAAACACCAAAATTTGCATAAACAGCATTCAAAACATCTACCCCTTTAACCGAATGCGGCTGGCGGGCGGTGTATTTCATGCTTCACAAGTTTGCAGACAGATTCGTGATCCAGCAACACGAGAACTCTGAGTCTGATCGAGAAGGTGATTGCATTCATCACTCTGCATTTTCTTGACGTCAACACGAGCAGCAAAACACTTTCATTAcagccactgccaccaccgcgtTCGTCTCCTCACAACGGTCAAGGCGACATCAAGGCAAACACGATATGACATGCTGACGTGATATTGCTCTTGTCATGGTGTTGCACTGTTTTGTGAGGCAATTCCTTCACACTGCAAGCACTGTTCGTTACGGAAGAGAATGTATAATGGTGGTTTCTccagacgtttcagaacacacacacagacgcgcgCGCGGCCTTGAACAAACACGTgcattaccaccaccttcatAACTTGCATGCATTCCACTTATCAACTTCTCTCTCACGCCATATATTTTCAAAACATTCGAAATAGCATGTGTATATCCAATTAGATccataaatatatacatgatgtatttttgttattcttgttttagtGTTCTGTTTATTCCCGTCATTCAACTTGACCTTTGATTTATCCATCCCAGAGTTCCTCACCCATTCCCTTTGTAAATTTCCAGGACCTCTTCAGTAATGATCTACAATATAATTCGTCATAATGAAGGCATTTCAGACTCAGGGAAGTGGAGCACCATCACTTATGAATACGGGGTGCAAATAGTCTGAGCGATACATTGATTTACAAAGGGGAGGCGCCGCAACTTCGCTGTCATATGGCGCTGAGTAGAGTGGACAGCTAAACTTGCTGCCAGCTCTACACAAGTCAGGCTACAGGATGGTGTGCCTGAGTGAATGAgttgtattgcattgtttacgTCCTATATGCTTATCAGCACTTGGACAACAAATCtcacaaataaataagcatTACTTTATTTTCCAAGAACATGGAAACATACATAGACACGAGATGAAACAAATTATACTTTGACAGAAGAAATTCAAGTGAAATTGAAACTTCAAGTGAAGAACTTCAACTAACTAGAGAAACAGAAGCAGCTCACCTATTACTTTTACTGTGATTCCACGGGTTCAGAGGCTGCCAATATCTGAAGACATCTTAGCAAAGCGTATATCTTCCTGCAGCTTGGAGTATTCCTTTAACAAGTCCTGGAACTTTGGATCTAAATGTTTGTAGGCATCCATAGCATGTCTCAGTTTTGCAAGCGACTCCTCAGCTTGTGTTCTTCGCTGCAGCAAATGTCCCTGCAGCAACTTGAGGGCCCGGACAGACTGACTGTTGTAAGTTGCTGTTAAAATTTCCAACTCAAGACACCTGTTAAATGAAAAGTATGTGTAGATAACTTATCATAATTATATtgaattttattttgtattgcaCCATTATTTATACCACTACAAAGTTAACCAAGTGAACAAGTATGATAACCTGATAACTACTTACCTCAGCTTCAGAAAGTGAGTTTTGAGAGTGACGAGGGAGTTGGCCAAATGATGTgctggatagagagagagtcgcTGCTTTGACACAAGGCTCTTCAATATCTTGCTGTACTCAAACAGAAGGCCATACACCTTAGGGAGAAAAGTAATGCTATCATTAAAGTATTTCCACAAacatttcttctccatctttacCACCATTGTTTTATCATGTTCAATTTAAATAAATTGGGAGAACAGTGGGAAGACTAAAGATCTGAAGACAGTATGTAGAGGACATAAGAAGGAAGCTTCATATATAAAGTACCACAGTGACAGTCTCAAAGAACTTTACATCATCATTCAAAATTATTTCAAGATGCCATCATGACAAGAAACCCTTACCAATCTCACTAAAGTGCAAAAAGCTTGGACAGTACAAGATTATTGAAAGGTTGTGTGGAGTGATGAGTGAATTCAAGAATGTAAGGAGCAGCACATCATGTCAGAAGAACACCTCAGGTCATGTTCACTCAGGAGACCATGAAGCATCCACATAGATTCAAGGTTTATACATTTAATGGAAAGCAGAGTTGGGCTGGCAGGTGTAGAATAGGAGTAGACAGAGCCTGAGGCTACTTCAGTTCAGGGAGTCTTAATTGACACAAGTGTACAAATAAGGCAAAATCACAATACATACCTTCTGACTGAAGTGGTGTGTCTGAATCACACAATGGGTGAGTTTGTTGCTTTCCTCAGCCAGCCTCTGCTTGGTGTTCTCCAAGTGTTCAACAACCCTGGTACTGTCTTGTGAGTCGCAGCCTTCAAAATCTATCATAAAAATTCAGTGTCTAAGTGTTTTTCCCCTTCATGAAAAGTATGGAAATTATAATTAAAACAGTCACACAGCTTCCTTTTACTTGCACTACTGTAAGCCCCACCTTGTGGCTGATGTTCTCATTAATTCATTACAATCTGTTAATCATTTCAAAAATTAGCAGCTTGCATATTGTAAGAATGAATCAATAATCTTATACATTTTGTACAACAGGAAAATTAATTCACTTTAAAAAATCCTTACCAATGGGATTTAAAAATGAACTTATTTTGATCCATTCCTGCTCAAGAAAAGTTTCCATTGCTGAGCTCAAGTCTTTGATGTAAAGCTCTGGTTTGAGAGCCTTGCAGCGGGCCAGCACATCCTCGGGAGTGATGCCAAACAGTGTGAGCTGAAAGTTAGACAACAAGAACAGTGAAAACAGACAATGCCTGCTGCTATGAGGACAATTTCATGCATTTCTGTTCTTACTAATCAAAATGTAGAGTTTTCCCACCTCCTTGTtgcctccactttcctcttgtGCCTCTGGACTGCTCTGTACCAGCACCAGGTGGTCCTGCAGCTCTGATAAAGTCACAGCCTCCAGCATCTTTCTcatgccctgttttttttttatgggattcACTACTTTATTACACACACAGTTTGAacattttaattttatattgaATTTAGTCTAACAAAAGATTAGTAATTTCTTGACTATAATGAAATATGAACTGGTAAAGTTATGTAATGTAATAAAATTCATATTAACACCTCAAAGATTATTTGGCATTTGACTCATACAAACACatttaagaaatatatatatagtatatatacatatatatgcatacagAACATGTTTTAGGAATGTCTACAGTAACTTATATTCAGtaattatttaatttcttatttaatGATTCATTTTCATGTGTGTAAGAATCAGAGCTtaccctttccttcttattctccccATCACACATGTTCAGAAGTACATCCTGGGACACCCGGTGCAGTGTGGCTGCTTCTAGATACTTCACCCTGAAGCAAAATACAGGTGTCTTCATGTAAGTTACtcaaaacaaataagaatatATGTTTATGAATACATTAAACAAACCTATTGCAACATGATATACAGCACAACTACTAACATCAGTACCATTCATGTTGCCTTGTTTGCTATCCATAACTGAGAAAAGTTCTTGTCACCCAAAGAAGACTTCAGCGAGAACTGTGAGTGAGGTACAGCATTCTGTAAAGTCTGTCCCATGTACAAATGAAACAAATTCTGAGGTGTTTCATGAGATGCCTGTGGGAATGGCTTGCAAACCCATGTTTTCCTtccaatgacacacacacacacacacacacacacacacacacacacacacacacccacccacatcaCTGCTATATAGTCAACTTCATTAGATAAACCACCTCATTGTTTCCTTAGTTTTGTGACCTGCCTCATTCAGAGCAATTACGTGCTACTTTGTCTACAATTTCATCCCTTTCTACCAGGGGCAAACAGAACTAAGAAAGTGAATGATGTATGGTGCTTTGTCTCAGCCACTGCGTGTGGGAATGCTGGCCAGACTGTACAAGCAAAGCACAAAAACCAATCATAGCTAAGTCAATTCAAGCAGCCTCACATGCAGCAGGGATAGCAGAGAACCATCCAATGCACTCACTAACTCCAGGTGCATTAAGGCTGCCATCACATCATGAAAACCGCTAAATTTCAATTAACACTAAGAACACAATGCACAAAATTTGCCACAATGTCTCAGCACTTTCACCACTGCAATGAATCTTTTGCTGAGCAGTGCACAAACCTGGCATGCTTGAGGGTGGCAGAGGCATGCATGAGGCGCGTGTGTGTGCCCCTGAAGACACCTGTTGGGGTGAGGCGGAGGCTCAGGTCCTCCAGGAGGTGACTCAGCTGGGGGTGCTTGGTGACATCTTGATGGGACACATACACAGGCAGGCTCTCACTCACTGAAACAATATCACATAGAAGTAACAACAAACTCTATATCActgtgaaaataaattaataaataacctAACAATACGAGTATAAAATGAGGCCGTATAAATAGTGCTCCCATATGATGTCAGTTCTCTTCAAGTTGGAATAAGTCTCTTTCTTGGTTGTCACATGTATGAATACAAACATGAGCCtgtgttttgttatcttttcttcccataTTTGATACTTACATTGCTATTGCTTCCACTTATTTTACAAACTGCATAAAAGTACTTAATGGAGGATATAAACCCTTGAGACATTGCCCCCACATGAAACAACACCATGCAATGAGTTACAGCATACAAATTTAACACCTTGGTGATCTATaatgctttgatttttttttctttttacagtctttcatctttccctccagaAATTTGCACAGATAAACTGGAGCCAATGTTTCCAATAGTGGGAAGCAGGTGTGGGACTCTCTAAATACTACCATCTGAAATGTTAcactataagaaaaataataagtagtGAGTATATAAACTGGCAACTACTCAGAGGAAATATTACAAGGTTACTGAACTGCTGAATCTACTCACAGTGATTTGATAAAGCCTCAGCGGACACCACCTCAGAGGAAAGGTGTGCCATCCTGTCCAGCCGTCAGCAGTGAGTAGGCTGGTCACCACTGAAATAAAAGACTCATTACTATAACAGGAATGGCAAAAATAGGTATTAAAGCCAAGaaatgagactttttttttttctggctttaTATCTGGTTTCCCTAGTTTATTAGGGGCAGGATGATGCCTCTTAATGATGGACtttgatttggcatttgggaactgtcAAGCTGAGTGGATGGCCTTCCTACTCTCAGACCACGCCCAGGATTTGAACCTATACACCTGTGAACTCCTCGGCCCCAAAGCCACTTGGTCTAGTACTGAAATCTTGTTGACCGGTGTACCTGCAGGTCTGCACTTCCCTTATATTCATTTGAAATAATCTCTACCTGTCTATACATGTCAAGAAAGGGTAGTCAACCAGGGTCCTACAGCACCACAGCAGCCACAAGAATATGCTGTGCTAAATGTGTTAActatttatgtctgtctgtgtggctACATAATACAGCGTATCTGAATATCTGAAATTCTGCATGGGGCATTCAGCTTGAGTTTAATATGATTCTGAAGAAGTTATCACCAGAAAGTGTTAATACTTCTAAAAAACATTATGACCAACATGTTCTGAGTTATGTAAGAGGCACCCTTTCTGACCCCTGGCTTTCTTGCCTCCTTGGTTATCACTAAGTAAGTTATATGTGTTTGTCACTGGCTGGGTTTTCATGTGCTCAAAAACATGGACTGCCCCctcttacctgtctgtctaatCTGGGAGGACCATCCTGCAAAAACCTTCATagagcagaaggaaggaagagatggtggaagagaggagggaaaggacggCGAGAGTGTAGACAGGCAAGCATGAGGatgggcgagggagaggaatgggaaggtggagggagacagacacagaggacATTAAgaaaggatgggagaggaaaatatgagttGTGGGATTGTGGAAACAGGCAAGCAAACTATCGAGTATAATAAAGGCTCAGGTATTTGTAGATCGAGAGATGATGGAAGAAATGACAAAAGTGAAGTGTAGATGGATACAAACTGACAAACATAATATATAGTAGGGTTAGAAGACTGACACAGCgaaagaatgaaagtgaaataaacaaaagaaaaaaaaatactaacctAGGATGACAaactcttcgtcttccttcagGGACGTGAGACCAACAGAGTACAGAGAGAACACAGGactgataaaacagaaaactcCGCACGTCAAAGTCCCCGCCAGGAATCAGCTGTTCGCAACTTCGCCGCCAACGGTTCAATTCACTCTCCCCACAATGTCTACTAGGTATCtgttaaagaaaaaggaaaaaatctaaATACGTGTAATTTTAAATGTGAAATTCatacttatcattttttttatgtttagaTTTGCAACTGTATCGTTTTCCAAAATGTGCGGTGGAAATTTTTCAAAATATTCTAAAATATGGGTTACGCAATAGATATCTAATAGAAAATTTTAAGATTTAAAACAATATTTTCAAATTAAAATCGATAAAAACATTATAGTTGTTACCGAAATATAAGTGTATACAAATCTACATTAACTTTTCTCATGGTATAAATCCACTGCTCCACCCGTATATATTTCCTTCAAGGCTACTATTTGTTTTGATTCCTGCAAACTGAAACAGGGAGGCGGCGCGAGTTTTTGAAGTGCTGGTTGTATTTACACGCCTGCAATACATCTCCCAACCACCAGAAGTGGAGGAGACAACAACATCAAGCGGCTGAGAGCAGAAAGCAGCAGGAGACTCCCAAAACAGCACCACAGGGAGAAAAAACCATGTAAGACAGAGTGCTTGAGTGGTGGatgctggggagggagggtagaatAAGACCAAAATACACCATGACTAGAAGGCTCAATAGGAACTTACAACGCAAATAGGACTCTAATTTCGGTGGTCTGGGAATAGTgggtagggaaggaatgaaagtgtAAGAGTTAGGGAGGAATAAAGACTAACTGGGGTAGTCTGGGAATAATGGttagggaaggaatggaaatataatagataaggaaggaattgaggctcccttccattcccatcGTGTTGTGATCCGTGGTGGTGAGGGTTAGGAAGCCCACCAGTTAAGAAAATCAATTATTTATCCTCGGAATAACACTTTCTACCTGCCCACCCTACATTATTAAACAGACCAGGTAAGGAACAAGTGACATGCATAGTTAAAGAATGTTACTCTGATCAAGAAATATTTTGTTCCTGTTTTGAAGCTTTACTGTGCTTTTACAGGCCCGATAAAACGAAAAGGGATTTTGTTGCATCGTATGGCTCAGGCTCCTGGAACACCTACAGCCTGGAGGAATATAGTGGACCAGATTTCATAACTGCCGGCACCATCGCCAGGTGAGGGGAGGCTTGGCATCAGTTCCTCGTCTGTGATTCTGTTCCATTTTCAGTCGTTTAGTTTACTTTTGTGCTTAAGCTTgatatattatttttctgtttcatgTTGTGTAATATTGATGACATGGCTGGTATTGATTTAATGAGATTCTATTTGAAAATTCATCTTTATACCTTTACTTTATACTGACTTTCACCTCAGGAAGTTTAATGAGTTTTGCTGTGTCGTTCTCATTCTCCATCTCCACCTGGGTAATTCAGCACAACCTGCCTCTCGTCATCATGTCCCTGATCCGCCCAGTCCCAAATCTGTCATTAATAACCTAGAATACATTTTATTATGTACTGGACTGCCTGCATTGTGTTGTATATGCTATTTGAATATGAGGTTTTCAGTGTTTAAGAAAGCATGTACATAGTAAGTGATGTGGATGGCTGTCTTGCTATGCTGTACTCTTTTCCCAACTGACATAACATTATAGTCATATCTGATTCAGCAAGTTGTAGCTGAAAACTGAGGGAATGTTGCAGGGCCATGAGGGTGTTTGAGCGACAGTTCAAGATGAATATGGACGTGGTGTCTGGCTCACAGCTGCTCTTCTGGACCCTTGTCCTGGAGGAGCGCCGTGACACCCCTGCCACTCGGTCACGGGCCAGGTTACGTAGGAAAATTCTAACACAAACTTTCAGAGTATGTGTCTAGTAACATATTTTTGTGGTGCAGGTTACATATTCTACTTAACTTTTCTATGTCATATATTCACATCTTAGAAAAATAAGGCACTTTTATTTCATGCCAGAATAGTTTGTAATTTTAATCATAAACACTTGAAATCATGAAAAATCTTCGAGAGAATAAAACTGCAACAGATTTGCAAAATTTCAGCAAGAGAGTATGATTAGGCTTATTTAAGTGGTTCTTTATCTTGTCAGTTAAAAAGAGcaataaaaaatcacaaattTGATTTTTAATGTATAACTTTACTCCTTTCAGTTTGCCATCAGCAGTGATGATAATCTGTTGTTTTGCAACAAAATTATCTCGGCAAACATGCAGAGACAACTTTCCAGAGCCCTCTCTTGTAATGGACTGAAAATTATGAAACTGAGAGGCAGTGACCCAGTCAACCTTTTGATGATGTACAAGCAGTCAAAAAGACAGTCACCAAATGTTTTGAAATTAATGGTAAACATGCAACTCCACACAATATTTTGTGATTTATAAAGGTGCCTCCATAACAAAGTTAGTACCGCATGAATCATATCCTGATAATGCATCATTTCTACTTATTTTATACTGATGATGTGTAACATAACTACATCTTGTTTGCAGCATGAGGAGCACATGTACAGCTTGTTAGAGAAAGTTCAGCACCATGGGCTCATGAATGGTGAAGACCTTACACAGGAGATAACAGAAGCAGAAAGCAGCAAAGTATTTCAGAGCATGGGAAGCCAAAGTGATACAATACCCTGTCTGAGGAGAGTTGACATCTCCATAAGAAACATGCCTCCTCAAGATGTGAGTCAGCACATTGCATGCTGCCTTGgacttttttttccagataataGGTCACTTCAGAAATTAATATCactgtttattttgtatgtacttttatctttctcagttaatcatgtttgtttgtttgtgctttTGCTTTTTACTGCATCTTAACATGTGTTATTGAATAATTAAGTATCCAATCAAATTTTTCTTCCAGGCTTCATCATTACCAAACTTTCGCTGGACTTATATTGAAGCTGAGGTATTTGCCCCATCTGTCTTCCACTTGTacagagaggctgggatgttgAAAATTATAGATAATGCTCCTGAGTGGTTGAAAAAGATAAGAATCAGTGGTAAGACAGAAGCTGAAGCAAGATTTGTATGAATGAAGACTGAGCTTTAAGAAGTGCATGAAAAAAATCTCATTATTCACTTAAAAAAGGCCGTAATACTTTTCCCTTAAATTTTATATCCCCAGTTTTTATATCTCAATATTTTTAAGATAAGTTTTTATGTGAATGTCACTGAAAATAGACTTGCTGGAAAGGAAGTGCTTGAGGACATTAAACTGTGTGAAATATTTTGGTAGAGGGATAAAATAATATGATAATTGTGCAGAAACAGACTACTACAGTATGTTGTCAAGAGCAGAATTAGGAGTGGTCATACAATCTTGTCATTGCTTATATTGAGAACAGTTGTGATAGTCATTATTTCACTTACATAAAATCCTGTACTTTCCATGCAAGAAGTATACATTGTGTCATATGCAGAGAAAACTTCTTGAACTCCTTTCACCTTCTGCCAACTCTCACTTTAGAGTTAGCTGTTCCTGTGCTTTCAAGTTATATAAGTTATCAGTACTGTATGTACTGCACATAAAACAGCTTATATCTCCCACCACACCACTATGCCTTTTGTGCATTCTCTCGccatgtacatacatacatacacatgatAGCATTACCATT
Encoded here:
- the LOC135112608 gene encoding uncharacterized protein LOC135112608, translating into MAHLSSEVVSAEALSNHLSESLPVYVSHQDVTKHPQLSHLLEDLSLRLTPTGVFRGTHTRLMHASATLKHARVKYLEAATLHRVSQDVLLNMCDGENKKERGMRKMLEAVTLSELQDHLVLVQSSPEAQEESGGNKELTLFGITPEDVLARCKALKPELYIKDLSSAMETFLEQEWIKISSFLNPIDFEGCDSQDSTRVVEHLENTKQRLAEESNKLTHCVIQTHHFSQKVYGLLFEYSKILKSLVSKQRLSLYPAHHLANSLVTLKTHFLKLRCLELEILTATYNSQSVRALKLLQGHLLQRRTQAEESLAKLRHAMDAYKHLDPKFQDLLKEYSKLQEDIRFAKMSSDIGSL
- the LOC135112609 gene encoding uncharacterized protein LOC135112609 isoform X1, whose amino-acid sequence is MPDKTKRDFVASYGSGSWNTYSLEEYSGPDFITAGTIARAMRVFERQFKMNMDVVSGSQLLFWTLVLEERRDTPATRSRARLRRKILTQTFRFAISSDDNLLFCNKIISANMQRQLSRALSCNGLKIMKLRGSDPVNLLMMYKQSKRQSPNVLKLMHEEHMYSLLEKVQHHGLMNGEDLTQEITEAESSKVFQSMGSQSDTIPCLRRVDISIRNMPPQDASSLPNFRWTYIEAEVFAPSVFHLYREAGMLKIIDNAPEWLKKIRISGKTEAEARFV
- the LOC135112609 gene encoding uncharacterized protein LOC135112609 isoform X2, with translation MPDKTKRDFVASYGSGSWNTYSLEEYSGPDFITAGTIARAMRVFERQFKMNMDVVSGSQLLFWTLVLEERRDTPATRSRARLRRKILTQTFRHEEHMYSLLEKVQHHGLMNGEDLTQEITEAESSKVFQSMGSQSDTIPCLRRVDISIRNMPPQDASSLPNFRWTYIEAEVFAPSVFHLYREAGMLKIIDNAPEWLKKIRISGKTEAEARFV